A genomic window from Microbacterium sp. H1-D42 includes:
- the ilvA gene encoding threonine ammonia-lyase: protein MTTGPSLAEFRAAAESLDGVISHTPTELSRALTETLGATVLLKMENLQRTGSFKIRGATYRLAQLTPEERVRGVVAASAGNHAQGVALAAQSLGIAATIFMPLGVPVPKLLATRGYGAEVVLEGDTVATSLRLAAEFAERTGAVLIHPFDHRDVVIGQGTLGLEIFDDVPDLDTVIMGIGGGGLIAGVAAAIKQAAAEAGRTVRIIGVQSERAAAMPPSLAAGHPVEIKTQPTIADGILVAEPGAVPFEIIRDLVDDVVTVSEDDIARAILVLLEHAKVVVEPAGAVGVAAILAGKVKANGTTVPILSGGNIDPMLLQRVVAHGLAASGRYATVRIPLPDRPGQLAKVSEILSQVGANVMEVLHTRHGHGLQISDMILQLSIETRGPEHTQLAFDALRAAGYEPSVLPD from the coding sequence ATGACCACAGGCCCGAGCCTTGCCGAGTTCAGAGCAGCAGCCGAGAGCCTCGACGGGGTGATCTCGCACACGCCGACGGAGCTCTCCCGCGCCCTCACCGAGACGCTGGGCGCGACGGTGCTGCTGAAGATGGAGAACCTGCAGCGCACCGGGTCGTTCAAGATCCGCGGTGCGACGTACCGCCTCGCCCAGCTCACGCCAGAGGAGCGCGTGAGAGGTGTCGTCGCAGCATCCGCCGGCAACCACGCGCAGGGTGTGGCACTCGCGGCGCAGTCGCTCGGCATCGCGGCGACGATCTTCATGCCGCTCGGCGTGCCGGTGCCGAAGCTGCTCGCCACGCGCGGATACGGAGCTGAGGTGGTGCTGGAGGGCGACACCGTCGCGACCTCGCTGCGCCTCGCGGCTGAGTTTGCCGAGCGCACCGGCGCCGTGCTCATCCACCCCTTCGATCATCGCGACGTCGTGATCGGACAGGGCACGCTGGGCCTGGAGATCTTCGACGACGTCCCCGACCTGGACACCGTGATCATGGGCATCGGCGGCGGCGGACTGATCGCGGGTGTCGCGGCGGCCATCAAGCAGGCGGCCGCCGAGGCCGGCCGTACCGTGCGCATCATCGGCGTGCAGTCCGAACGCGCTGCGGCCATGCCGCCGTCGCTGGCAGCCGGGCACCCGGTCGAGATCAAGACGCAGCCGACCATCGCCGACGGCATCCTGGTCGCCGAACCCGGCGCGGTGCCGTTCGAGATCATCCGCGATCTCGTGGACGACGTCGTCACCGTCTCTGAGGACGACATCGCCCGCGCCATCCTCGTGCTGCTCGAGCACGCCAAGGTCGTCGTCGAGCCCGCCGGCGCAGTGGGCGTCGCCGCGATTCTGGCCGGCAAGGTGAAGGCCAACGGCACCACGGTGCCGATCCTGTCCGGCGGCAACATCGACCCGATGCTGCTGCAGCGCGTCGTCGCCCATGGGCTGGCGGCCTCGGGACGCTACGCCACCGTGCGCATCCCGCTGCCGGATCGACCCGGTCAGCTGGCCAAGGTCAGTGAGATCCTGTCGCAGGTCGGTGCGAACGTCATGGAGGTACTGCACACGCGGCACGGGCACGGCCTGCAGATCAGCGACATGATCCTGCAACTCTCGATCGAGACCCGCGGGCCCGAGCACACCCAGCTGGCCTTCGACGCATTGCGCGCGGCCGGATACGAGCCCTCGGTGCTGCCCGACTGA
- a CDS encoding AI-2E family transporter translates to MSDNPRPRFRNPFRADPPSTHRIVEIEADEAVPRSLRLTAAYSWRLLVIAGAIALFIWLVMLLKLLVIPLMVGILITALLWPGFQLMMRARFPRWLAITVAIGATLGIVTGLVWLVVWQVRLQLPDVQAKTKEAIDQLRTFLLDGPLNLTAKQIDDFIQQGLNLLTEQASLLWNAAGAVTGTAAHIVTGTLLALFILICLLADGGGIWRWTLKVFPRRARPAVDAAATNGWDTVVNYARTQLAVAAIDAVGIGAGAALLGVPLAIPVAVLVFLGSFIPIVGAVLTGTIAVFLALVYNGPWIALAMLGVVLLVQQVEGHILQPLMMGAAVKVHPLAVVLVVAGGAMIAGIPGALFAVPLAAFINVAAVTISTGAWRTGEDPQADLIWSTVPRERPRRNR, encoded by the coding sequence ATGAGCGACAACCCCAGACCGAGGTTCCGCAATCCGTTCCGTGCCGATCCGCCGTCCACCCACCGAATCGTGGAGATCGAGGCCGATGAGGCCGTGCCTCGATCGCTCAGATTGACCGCGGCGTATTCCTGGCGTCTACTCGTCATCGCCGGAGCCATCGCCCTGTTCATCTGGCTGGTGATGCTGCTCAAGCTCCTGGTCATCCCGCTCATGGTCGGCATCCTGATCACCGCCCTGCTGTGGCCGGGATTCCAGCTGATGATGCGCGCGCGCTTCCCCCGGTGGCTGGCGATCACGGTCGCCATCGGAGCCACCCTCGGCATCGTCACCGGACTGGTCTGGCTGGTCGTCTGGCAGGTGCGCCTGCAACTGCCAGATGTGCAGGCCAAGACCAAGGAGGCGATCGACCAGCTGCGCACGTTCCTGCTCGACGGGCCGCTCAACCTCACAGCCAAGCAGATCGACGACTTCATCCAGCAGGGACTCAATCTGCTCACGGAGCAGGCGTCGCTGCTGTGGAATGCCGCCGGCGCTGTCACCGGCACTGCAGCGCACATCGTCACAGGCACGCTGCTCGCTCTGTTCATCCTCATCTGCCTTCTCGCCGACGGAGGCGGGATCTGGCGCTGGACGCTCAAGGTCTTCCCTCGTCGCGCTCGGCCTGCTGTCGATGCCGCCGCGACCAACGGCTGGGACACGGTCGTCAACTACGCCAGGACGCAGCTCGCCGTCGCTGCGATCGATGCCGTCGGCATCGGCGCTGGTGCGGCGCTGCTCGGCGTGCCGCTGGCCATTCCCGTCGCGGTGCTGGTGTTCCTCGGCTCGTTCATCCCGATCGTCGGTGCCGTGCTGACCGGCACGATCGCGGTGTTCCTGGCGCTGGTCTACAACGGGCCGTGGATCGCGCTGGCGATGCTCGGTGTCGTGCTGCTCGTTCAGCAGGTCGAGGGGCACATCCTGCAGCCGCTCATGATGGGCGCCGCCGTGAAGGTGCATCCGCTGGCCGTCGTGCTGGTGGTCGCGGGAGGCGCGATGATCGCAGGCATCCCCGGTGCGCTGTTCGCCGTGCCGCTGGCCGCGTTCATCAACGTCGCCGCGGTGACGATCAGCACCGGCGCGTGGCGCACCGGCGAAGACCCACAAGCAGATCTCATCTGGAGCACAGTGCCGCGTGAGCGGCCGAGGAGGAATCGATGA
- a CDS encoding crosslink repair DNA glycosylase YcaQ family protein: protein MAPAMTATKIPTLSASEARRMTLAAQGFSRRMPDAVAPRHLHRAMERLGVLQIDSVNVFARSHYMPMFSRLGDYDPTLLDRTFVSRTTHYVEYLAHEATFMPVADWPLWGFRMRAWQERVSTPDAWGHVHARTLDWVRAELRDRGPLRPADLREDAPRDRGTWWDWDEAKLALEHLWRNGEVAIAGRIGFERRYGLAEQIIPADVLGTEISREDAVRELVRRAARSYGVATVADLNDYYRLRDQAAVRSAVDDLVDSGELEAVTVRGWERGGRPIPAWRHREAALPRRIDRAALLTPFDPVVWFRDRALRVFDLDYRIEIYVPAAKRRYGYYSLPVLVGDRIVARVDLKADRPASALQVQSAWWEPHADPLRDAERVAEELVRAARWQGLERLSVSGWGDASDAVARALHGSEPPIERHQHPREAA from the coding sequence ATGGCTCCTGCGATGACCGCGACCAAGATCCCCACGCTGAGTGCTTCCGAGGCGCGCCGGATGACGCTGGCGGCGCAGGGCTTCTCACGGCGGATGCCCGATGCTGTCGCTCCCCGGCATCTGCATCGCGCCATGGAGCGCCTTGGCGTGCTGCAGATCGACTCGGTGAACGTGTTCGCCCGGTCGCACTACATGCCGATGTTCTCGCGTCTGGGCGACTACGACCCGACGCTGCTGGATCGCACCTTCGTCTCGCGCACCACGCACTACGTCGAGTACCTGGCCCACGAGGCCACCTTCATGCCGGTGGCGGACTGGCCGCTGTGGGGGTTCCGCATGCGGGCGTGGCAGGAGCGCGTGTCGACGCCGGACGCCTGGGGGCACGTGCACGCCCGCACGCTGGACTGGGTGCGGGCCGAGCTGCGCGACCGCGGACCGCTGCGTCCGGCCGACCTGCGCGAGGACGCCCCGCGGGATCGCGGCACGTGGTGGGATTGGGACGAGGCGAAGCTCGCCCTCGAGCATCTGTGGCGCAATGGTGAGGTCGCGATCGCCGGCCGGATCGGCTTCGAGCGGCGCTACGGCCTGGCCGAGCAGATCATTCCCGCCGACGTGCTCGGCACCGAGATCAGCCGCGAAGATGCGGTGCGCGAGCTGGTGCGCCGCGCGGCGCGATCGTACGGAGTGGCGACGGTCGCCGATCTCAACGACTACTACCGACTGCGCGACCAGGCGGCCGTGCGATCGGCGGTGGACGACCTCGTCGACTCTGGCGAGCTGGAGGCCGTGACCGTACGGGGGTGGGAACGCGGCGGACGCCCGATCCCGGCCTGGCGGCACCGTGAGGCCGCGCTCCCCCGCCGGATCGACCGGGCGGCCCTGCTGACCCCGTTCGATCCGGTCGTGTGGTTCCGAGACCGCGCGCTGCGGGTGTTCGACCTCGACTACCGCATCGAGATCTACGTGCCGGCGGCCAAGCGCCGCTACGGCTACTACTCGCTGCCGGTGCTGGTCGGCGATCGCATCGTCGCCAGAGTCGATCTGAAGGCCGACCGCCCAGCATCCGCTCTGCAGGTGCAGTCGGCGTGGTGGGAACCGCACGCCGACCCGCTTCGTGACGCTGAGCGCGTTGCCGAAGAGCTGGTGCGCGCGGCGCGCTGGCAGGGGCTGGAACGGCTCAGCGTGTCAGGCTGGGGTGATGCGTCGGATGCTGTCGCGCGTGCGCTGCACGGCAGCGAGCCGCCGATCGAACGCCATCAGCATCCGAGGGAAGCCGCCTAG
- a CDS encoding LemA family protein, giving the protein MEWLWPVLIVVGVLVLVGIYLWATYNSLVQLNVRVDEAWSGITVQLKRRADLIPNLIETVRGYAAHEKAVFEGVTRARAETLSATGPAEAGVAEGHLQQALRSLFAVAEAYPQLQASQNYLQLQHSLVDTEDKIQAARRFYNGGVRELNTKIKVFPNNMFARGLGFTEREFFEVADDGAISEPPRVQF; this is encoded by the coding sequence ATGGAATGGCTGTGGCCGGTACTGATCGTCGTCGGCGTGCTGGTGCTCGTCGGCATCTATCTGTGGGCGACATACAACTCGCTGGTGCAGCTGAATGTGCGCGTCGATGAGGCGTGGAGCGGCATCACCGTGCAGCTGAAGCGGCGGGCGGATCTGATCCCGAATCTGATCGAGACCGTGCGCGGTTACGCCGCGCACGAGAAGGCCGTCTTCGAGGGCGTCACCAGGGCTCGTGCTGAGACACTGTCGGCGACCGGGCCCGCTGAGGCCGGCGTCGCCGAGGGGCACCTGCAGCAGGCGCTGCGCAGTCTTTTCGCCGTGGCCGAGGCTTACCCGCAGCTGCAGGCCAGCCAGAACTACCTGCAGCTGCAGCACTCGCTGGTCGACACCGAGGACAAGATCCAGGCTGCCCGCCGGTTCTACAACGGCGGCGTTCGCGAGCTGAACACCAAGATCAAGGTGTTCCCGAACAACATGTTCGCGCGCGGGCTCGGCTTCACCGAGCGCGAGTTCTTCGAGGTCGCCGACGACGGCGCGATCTCCGAGCCGCCGCGGGTGCAGTTCTAG
- a CDS encoding D-arabinono-1,4-lactone oxidase: protein MTRPGGTWQNWGRSASVRPVRVERPRSAEGVQRAVKAAAAEGLTIKAVGAGHSFTGIAVAPGVLVELDELQGVVSVDAERGRVTLRGGTRLHRIPELLRPHGLAMENLGDIDRQSITGAISTGTHGTGSGFGGIATQVRGLSMITADGEFLRIDETHNNELLGAAVLSLGALGIIVEVTLQCVPAFILHAVDEPAPLADVLDTVHERATENDHFEFYWFPHTDVALTKRQTRLPESTPRKPLPPVGKWIDETLLSNGIYRMVCATAQAVPAITPPFNRLAVKMTGDREYTDRSNAVLTQSRTVRFREMEYAIPVEHLVSAFRELQQLIADRGWSVEFPVEVRFAASDDLWMSTASGRDSAYIAVHRYWRADPREYFDAVEQIMLRYGGRPHWGKLHSLDADQLRERYPRFDDFVALRDRLDPQRVFGNRHLERILGA, encoded by the coding sequence ATGACACGACCCGGCGGAACCTGGCAGAACTGGGGCCGCTCGGCCAGTGTGCGCCCTGTGCGGGTGGAGCGTCCGCGTTCGGCGGAGGGCGTGCAGCGCGCTGTCAAGGCGGCGGCCGCTGAAGGACTCACGATCAAAGCCGTCGGCGCGGGGCACAGCTTCACCGGCATCGCCGTCGCGCCAGGCGTGCTGGTCGAGCTCGACGAGTTGCAGGGTGTCGTCTCGGTGGATGCTGAGCGCGGGCGCGTCACGCTGCGCGGTGGCACGCGCCTGCACCGCATCCCCGAGCTGCTGCGCCCGCACGGCCTCGCGATGGAGAACCTGGGTGACATCGATCGGCAGTCGATCACCGGGGCGATCTCGACAGGCACGCACGGCACGGGGTCTGGCTTCGGCGGCATCGCGACCCAGGTGCGCGGGCTGAGCATGATCACCGCCGACGGCGAGTTCCTGCGCATCGACGAGACGCACAACAATGAGCTGCTCGGTGCGGCCGTGCTCAGCCTCGGCGCGCTCGGCATCATCGTCGAGGTGACGCTGCAGTGTGTTCCGGCGTTCATCCTGCACGCGGTCGATGAACCGGCCCCGCTCGCGGACGTGCTCGACACAGTGCACGAGCGTGCCACCGAGAACGATCATTTCGAGTTCTACTGGTTCCCGCACACCGACGTCGCCCTCACCAAGCGACAGACCCGTCTGCCCGAGTCCACCCCGCGCAAGCCGCTGCCTCCGGTGGGCAAGTGGATCGACGAGACGCTGCTCTCGAACGGCATCTACCGGATGGTCTGCGCCACCGCTCAGGCAGTGCCCGCGATCACCCCGCCGTTCAATCGTCTGGCCGTGAAGATGACCGGCGACCGCGAGTACACCGACCGGTCGAACGCCGTGCTGACGCAGAGCCGCACCGTCCGCTTCCGCGAGATGGAGTACGCGATCCCGGTCGAGCACCTTGTGTCGGCATTCCGCGAGCTGCAGCAGCTCATCGCCGATCGCGGCTGGTCGGTCGAGTTCCCCGTGGAGGTGCGCTTCGCAGCATCTGATGATCTGTGGATGTCGACCGCCTCCGGGCGCGACAGCGCCTACATCGCCGTGCACCGCTACTGGCGCGCGGACCCCCGCGAATACTTCGACGCCGTGGAGCAGATCATGCTGCGCTACGGCGGACGTCCGCACTGGGGCAAGCTGCACAGCCTCGATGCCGACCAGCTGCGCGAGCGCTATCCGCGGTTCGACGACTTCGTCGCGCTGCGCGATCGGCTCGACCCGCAGCGCGTGTTCGGCAACAGGCACTTGGAGCGCATCCTCGGTGCGTGA
- a CDS encoding alanine racemase gives MGPDSSSRDAAWRSPARYWRSLTEATAHLPAPVAVIERDALRYNAMDLLVRSGGIPIRVATKSVRVRAVLDAVLALPGYRGILAFTLAEALWLAEDHDDIVLGYPTVDKAGLATLLADEKLAARITLMIDDLAHLDLIDAIAAPGKRPDVRVAIDVDASLRSAALGHIGVRRSSLFTAADVAGFARQVVRRPGFTLVGLQMYEAQIAGQGDAAGADAPIIRMMQARSRDELRRRRAEIAEAMLDVAPLEFLNGGGTGSLEFTGSDQSLTEATAGSGLLAGHLFDGYRSFSPAPATAFAFDVVRKPEPDIATVLGGGWIASGPAVASRQPLPVWPQHLRTMPREAAGEVQTPLRGETARDLKIGDRVWFRHAKSGEPAERVDTYHLVADGVVIDEIPTYRGEGKTFL, from the coding sequence GTGGGCCCGGATTCCTCCTCTCGCGATGCCGCGTGGCGCTCGCCTGCGCGCTACTGGCGCTCGCTGACGGAAGCGACGGCCCATCTGCCCGCACCCGTCGCCGTCATCGAGCGCGACGCGCTGCGGTACAACGCCATGGATCTGCTGGTGCGCTCCGGCGGCATCCCGATTCGCGTCGCGACGAAGTCGGTGCGCGTGCGCGCGGTGCTGGATGCTGTGCTCGCCCTGCCCGGCTACCGTGGCATCCTCGCATTCACCCTCGCCGAGGCGCTCTGGCTCGCTGAGGATCACGACGACATCGTGCTCGGCTATCCCACCGTCGACAAGGCGGGGCTGGCGACCCTGCTGGCCGATGAGAAGCTCGCGGCGCGCATCACGCTGATGATCGACGACCTTGCCCACCTCGACCTCATCGACGCCATCGCGGCACCCGGCAAGCGTCCTGACGTCCGCGTCGCGATCGACGTGGACGCCTCGCTGCGGTCGGCGGCACTCGGGCACATCGGCGTGCGCCGCTCGTCGCTGTTCACCGCGGCCGACGTCGCCGGCTTCGCCCGGCAGGTGGTGCGTCGTCCCGGATTCACGCTGGTCGGGTTGCAGATGTACGAGGCGCAGATCGCAGGGCAGGGGGATGCCGCGGGCGCCGACGCTCCGATCATCCGCATGATGCAGGCCCGTTCCCGTGACGAGCTGCGACGGCGCCGTGCCGAGATCGCGGAGGCGATGCTCGACGTCGCCCCGCTGGAGTTCCTCAACGGCGGTGGCACCGGATCACTGGAGTTCACCGGCAGCGACCAGTCGCTCACCGAGGCCACGGCCGGCAGCGGACTGCTTGCCGGTCACCTCTTCGACGGGTACCGCTCGTTCTCGCCCGCACCGGCGACCGCCTTCGCGTTCGACGTCGTGCGCAAGCCCGAGCCCGACATCGCCACCGTTCTCGGCGGCGGATGGATCGCCTCTGGACCCGCCGTCGCGTCACGGCAGCCGCTGCCGGTCTGGCCACAGCACCTGCGCACGATGCCCCGCGAGGCGGCGGGTGAAGTGCAGACCCCACTGCGCGGCGAGACCGCGCGCGACCTGAAGATCGGCGACCGCGTCTGGTTCCGGCACGCCAAGAGCGGCGAGCCGGCCGAACGGGTCGACACGTACCACCTCGTCGCCGACGGCGTCGTCATCGACGAGATCCCCACTTATCGAGGCGAAGGAAAGACGTTCTTATGA
- a CDS encoding FAD-dependent oxidoreductase: protein MPQNSTAPRILIVGGGYAGFYTAWKLEKHLRKGEADVTMVDPLPYMTYQPFLPEVAAGSIEPRHAVVAHRRHLKRTNVITAKITGIDHANKVATITPPVGESYEFAYDQIVVTAGAVSRTFPIPGIADNAIGLKTIEEAVAVRDKLMSNFDKAASIPAGPERDRLLTVVVVGGGFAGIEAFAELRSLASSLVSKYPQLTFDDTHFHLIEAMGRIMPEVSLKTSEWVLKDLAKRGANVHLDTQVTGAVGGDVELSTGQVIPTDLIVWTAGVMANPTVVRGGDLPVEERGRIQTRADLRVGTAEAPVEGAWAAGDVSAVPDLSGGGVGGYCVPNAQHAVRQAKVLAKNLVAVLRGEGTKEYFHKNLGAVAGLGLYNGVFQSGKIALKGFVAWIAHRGYHGLAMPTWERKWRVLWGWWNNLWLGRDIVNLEAVQQPRAAFEEFAARPRPAVAAAPAPAPAKTEDAPAKAEADAAPAKDAAKKPAARKAPARKAPVKTSAEKADASTAEVAAPKKPAARKTPAKKTDVKAETVKADA, encoded by the coding sequence GTGCCTCAGAACAGCACTGCACCCCGCATTCTGATTGTCGGTGGAGGCTACGCAGGTTTCTACACCGCATGGAAGCTCGAGAAGCACCTTCGCAAGGGTGAAGCTGATGTGACGATGGTGGATCCGCTGCCGTACATGACGTACCAGCCGTTCCTGCCCGAGGTCGCCGCCGGATCGATCGAGCCGCGCCACGCGGTCGTCGCGCACCGCCGCCATCTGAAGCGCACCAACGTCATCACGGCCAAGATCACCGGCATCGATCACGCGAACAAGGTCGCCACGATCACGCCGCCCGTGGGTGAGTCCTACGAGTTCGCATACGACCAGATCGTCGTCACCGCCGGTGCAGTCTCGCGCACATTCCCGATCCCGGGCATCGCCGACAACGCCATCGGGCTGAAGACCATCGAAGAGGCCGTCGCCGTGCGCGACAAGCTGATGTCGAACTTCGACAAGGCCGCTTCCATCCCCGCCGGCCCCGAGCGCGACCGTCTGCTGACGGTCGTCGTCGTCGGTGGCGGCTTCGCCGGCATCGAGGCGTTCGCCGAGCTGCGCTCGCTCGCCTCGTCGCTGGTGTCGAAGTACCCGCAGCTGACCTTCGACGACACGCACTTCCACCTCATCGAGGCCATGGGGCGCATCATGCCCGAGGTCTCGCTGAAGACCAGCGAGTGGGTGCTCAAGGACCTCGCGAAGCGCGGTGCCAACGTGCACCTCGACACTCAGGTCACGGGTGCCGTCGGCGGCGACGTCGAGCTCTCCACCGGCCAGGTCATCCCGACCGACCTGATCGTCTGGACCGCAGGAGTCATGGCCAACCCGACCGTCGTGCGCGGCGGCGACCTGCCCGTCGAGGAACGCGGTCGCATCCAGACCCGCGCCGACCTGCGCGTCGGCACCGCCGAGGCTCCCGTCGAGGGTGCCTGGGCCGCCGGTGACGTCTCGGCCGTGCCGGACCTGTCCGGCGGCGGTGTGGGCGGCTACTGCGTGCCGAACGCCCAGCATGCCGTGCGTCAGGCGAAGGTGCTCGCGAAGAACCTCGTCGCCGTGCTGCGCGGTGAGGGCACCAAGGAGTACTTCCACAAGAACCTCGGCGCTGTCGCAGGCCTCGGCCTGTACAACGGCGTCTTCCAGTCCGGCAAGATCGCGCTGAAGGGCTTCGTCGCCTGGATCGCACACCGCGGCTACCACGGCCTGGCCATGCCGACGTGGGAGCGCAAGTGGCGCGTGCTGTGGGGCTGGTGGAACAACCTGTGGCTCGGCCGCGACATCGTGAACCTCGAGGCTGTGCAGCAGCCCCGTGCCGCGTTCGAGGAGTTCGCAGCGCGTCCGCGTCCTGCGGTCGCCGCGGCGCCCGCACCGGCTCCGGCGAAGACGGAGGATGCCCCGGCGAAGGCAGAAGCAGATGCAGCGCCTGCGAAGGACGCCGCCAAGAAGCCTGCCGCGCGCAAGGCTCCGGCCCGCAAGGCACCGGTGAAGACCTCGGCTGAGAAGGCCGACGCGTCGACCGCTGAGGTGGCCGCACCGAAGAAGCCGGCAGCCCGCAAGACGCCTGCCAAGAAGACCGACGTCAAGGCGGAGACGGTCAAGGCCGACGCCTGA
- a CDS encoding S8 family serine peptidase, translating to MTRLRMLSGIAVLTAMAASAILGAAPAVAVTPATAFADTVPQSNAATEAETPEPTPLPIPDDPSDPVRAKEYWLDGAKIRDAWRVTRGKGVTIAVLDTGIGEAGGVFGSAVKDGKDMSGVGTADGRTPVGVINRGHGTLVASVAAAPGKPDGTGMIGVAPRANLLSISLGFPGTSSTVPFSEQVAEGMKWAVDNGADVINLSFTTNTLDWDKSWDEAFLYAYEHDVVVIAAAGNRDSGTSIIGAPATIPGVLTVGGVDQTGMASRGASTQGITIGIMAPSESLVGIAADGQVVGWDGTSGAAPIVAGAAALVRAAHPELDAANVINRLIKTAVPVPEMREKPDPLYGYGLLDVNAAVTASVPKVDANPMGDLKEWVRVYRRADAPKDPEPQATATPEAVPPLPPAEPPTEAGSPLLPTTESLRYGTLPLLALTVPGILVALGVTAAARRIRTERGRRTPTP from the coding sequence ATGACGAGATTGCGGATGCTGTCGGGCATTGCCGTGCTCACGGCGATGGCGGCGTCCGCGATCCTCGGTGCCGCGCCGGCCGTGGCCGTGACCCCGGCGACAGCCTTCGCTGACACCGTCCCCCAGTCGAATGCAGCGACCGAGGCCGAGACACCGGAGCCGACTCCGCTGCCGATCCCTGACGACCCGAGCGATCCAGTCCGCGCCAAGGAGTACTGGCTCGACGGCGCGAAGATCCGCGACGCCTGGCGCGTCACGCGCGGCAAGGGCGTGACCATCGCAGTGCTCGACACCGGGATCGGCGAGGCCGGCGGGGTGTTCGGAAGCGCGGTCAAGGACGGCAAGGACATGTCCGGGGTGGGCACCGCGGACGGCCGGACGCCGGTGGGAGTCATCAACCGTGGGCACGGCACGCTCGTGGCCTCGGTCGCCGCGGCACCGGGCAAGCCCGACGGCACCGGCATGATCGGGGTCGCGCCGCGGGCCAACCTGCTGTCGATCTCGCTCGGCTTTCCGGGGACTTCGTCGACCGTGCCTTTCAGCGAGCAGGTCGCGGAGGGCATGAAGTGGGCCGTCGACAACGGCGCCGATGTGATCAACCTGTCTTTCACCACCAACACCCTGGACTGGGACAAGAGCTGGGACGAGGCGTTCCTGTACGCCTACGAGCATGATGTCGTCGTGATCGCCGCCGCGGGAAACCGCGACAGCGGAACCTCGATCATCGGCGCACCCGCCACGATCCCCGGCGTGCTCACGGTCGGGGGCGTCGACCAGACCGGAATGGCGAGCCGTGGCGCGTCGACGCAGGGGATCACGATCGGCATCATGGCGCCGAGCGAGTCGCTGGTCGGCATCGCAGCCGACGGGCAGGTCGTCGGGTGGGACGGCACGAGCGGCGCCGCGCCGATCGTCGCCGGGGCGGCGGCGCTGGTGCGCGCCGCGCATCCGGAGCTGGATGCCGCGAATGTCATCAACCGGCTGATCAAGACCGCGGTTCCGGTTCCAGAGATGCGCGAGAAGCCGGATCCGCTCTACGGATACGGACTTCTCGACGTGAACGCGGCCGTGACGGCATCCGTCCCGAAGGTCGATGCCAACCCGATGGGCGATCTGAAGGAGTGGGTGCGGGTGTACCGGCGCGCTGACGCTCCGAAGGATCCCGAGCCGCAGGCCACCGCGACGCCAGAGGCCGTGCCGCCGCTGCCTCCGGCCGAGCCGCCGACCGAGGCGGGCTCGCCCCTGCTTCCGACGACCGAATCTCTGCGGTACGGTACCCTGCCGCTTCTGGCACTCACAGTGCCTGGTATCCTGGTAGCGCTTGGCGTCACCGCAGCTGCCCGGCGCATCCGAACGGAGCGCGGTCGACGCACTCCCACACCCTGA
- a CDS encoding DUF501 domain-containing protein, whose translation MTTPPYETPTTAEIDAVSGQLGRTARGVVGIAARCVCGNPTVVATAPRLDDGTPFPTFYYLTHPAATAAMSTLEATQVMPELAHLLEEDADVAAAYQRAHAAYLADRAQFGDVPEIDGISAGGMPTRVKCLHALAGHALAAGPGVNPIGDAALARSSWSPERCACTDPGAARGSTAE comes from the coding sequence GTGACGACACCGCCTTACGAGACGCCGACCACCGCCGAGATCGACGCGGTCTCCGGCCAGCTGGGGCGCACAGCCCGCGGGGTCGTCGGAATCGCCGCACGCTGCGTCTGCGGGAACCCGACCGTGGTCGCCACGGCGCCTCGACTGGACGACGGCACGCCGTTCCCCACGTTTTACTACCTCACGCATCCTGCCGCGACAGCGGCCATGTCGACGCTCGAGGCCACCCAGGTGATGCCCGAACTCGCACACCTGCTTGAAGAGGATGCCGACGTCGCCGCCGCCTACCAGCGCGCGCACGCGGCCTACCTCGCCGACCGCGCGCAGTTCGGCGACGTGCCGGAGATCGACGGCATCTCGGCCGGCGGAATGCCCACACGCGTGAAGTGCCTGCACGCTCTGGCCGGACATGCCCTGGCGGCGGGCCCTGGCGTGAACCCGATCGGCGACGCCGCGCTGGCGCGCTCCAGCTGGTCGCCCGAGCGGTGCGCGTGCACCGATCCGGGGGCGGCCCGTGGGAGCACGGCGGAATGA